The following coding sequences are from one Myxococcales bacterium window:
- the secA gene encoding preprotein translocase subunit SecA produces MIGSLAKKIFGTKNARVIKGLQPLVERINALEPAMKAKSDADLKAMTGELKHRLSRGETLDDILCDAFAVCREASSRVLGMRHYDVQLLGGMVLHRGTIAEMRTGEGKTLVATLPVYLNALSGKGVHLVTVNEYLAKRDAEWMGRVYNFLGMEVGVIVQGMRDWERQAAYGADITYGTNSEFGFDYLRDNMKDSIERYVQRELNFAIVDEVDSIFIDEARTPLIISGPAEQSAALYAQANDVIPKLRKDIDYTVDEKAHSAILTDSGVERVEKSLNLANLYAPENISWIHHIHQALRAHTLYKRDVNYLVEDGKIIIVDEFTGRKMAGRRWSDGLHQAVEAKEGVEVQEENQTLATISYQNYFRLYSKLAGMTGTADTEAEEFSKIYKLDVVVVPTNRPIQRVDHHDLVYKSEKGKFLAVVADIEECHQRGQPVLVGTVSVEKSEVVASLLRKKGIPHNVLNAKNHQREAEIVAQAGRKGAVTISTNMAGRGTDIILGGNAEFMARAAVDPEAAGQPGAHIDPEAFEAAYTRFKPQCEAERKEVLAIGGLHIVGTERHESRRVDNQLRGRAGRQGDPGSSRFFLSLEDDLMRIFGAERIQGIMGRLGMEEDVPIEHSFINRAIENAQKKVEAHHFDSRKNLLEYDDVMNQQRKTIYALRRQILAGRYSPELSDEEKKAGKAPKVPTTSGKHTVEKLASDVRPVLARMLDSLMKGPSEEGAEGARFDAQLGRWVITIPLDEKKFRSTIYRQFGAALEVTGIGDDRAGTLDRLAKEVASSLIQQRERILDLCEDVVHGVLLEHCPANLHPEQWDLGALATAVREYFGFDPSLKDQAADRDTLAEKLWSEIEKIIEAREAEFSLPMFLYFARFFLSEEIDQRWIDHLKAMEQLREGIGLRGYGQKDPKQEYKKEGFSIFGRMMDVLNRNVSEKLFHMQLERNDEQAQAQAAAATRRRTERKTVESGGGVPASNEPGAEAAADAEGQAPLRRQEPKVGRNDPCPCGSGKKFKKCFGTPGCGLSQASL; encoded by the coding sequence GTGATTGGCAGTTTGGCCAAGAAGATTTTCGGCACCAAGAACGCCCGTGTCATCAAGGGCTTGCAGCCCCTCGTCGAGCGCATTAACGCGCTCGAACCTGCGATGAAGGCGAAGAGTGATGCCGACCTCAAAGCGATGACGGGCGAGCTCAAGCATCGGCTCAGCCGGGGCGAAACGCTCGACGACATCCTGTGTGACGCGTTCGCCGTGTGTCGGGAGGCCTCGAGCCGCGTGCTCGGCATGCGCCACTACGACGTGCAGCTTCTGGGCGGCATGGTGCTCCACCGCGGCACGATCGCCGAGATGCGCACGGGCGAAGGCAAAACGCTCGTGGCGACCCTGCCCGTTTACCTGAACGCCTTGTCGGGCAAAGGTGTTCACCTCGTCACCGTGAACGAGTATCTGGCCAAGCGCGACGCCGAGTGGATGGGCCGCGTCTACAACTTCCTGGGCATGGAGGTCGGCGTCATCGTTCAGGGCATGCGCGATTGGGAACGGCAGGCCGCCTACGGCGCCGACATCACGTACGGCACGAACTCCGAGTTCGGGTTCGACTACCTGCGTGACAACATGAAGGATTCGATCGAGCGGTACGTTCAGCGGGAGCTGAACTTCGCCATCGTCGACGAGGTCGATTCGATCTTCATCGACGAGGCCCGCACGCCGCTCATCATCTCGGGTCCCGCCGAACAATCGGCAGCGCTGTACGCGCAGGCAAATGACGTGATCCCGAAGCTGCGCAAGGACATCGACTACACAGTCGATGAGAAGGCGCACTCGGCCATCCTGACTGATTCGGGTGTAGAGCGCGTCGAGAAGTCCCTCAACCTCGCCAATCTTTACGCGCCCGAAAACATCAGCTGGATCCATCACATTCACCAGGCGCTGCGCGCACACACGCTGTACAAGCGCGACGTCAACTACCTGGTCGAAGACGGCAAGATCATCATCGTCGACGAGTTCACGGGCCGCAAGATGGCGGGCCGCCGCTGGTCCGATGGCCTCCATCAAGCCGTGGAAGCCAAAGAAGGCGTGGAGGTTCAGGAAGAGAACCAAACCCTCGCCACCATCAGCTACCAGAACTACTTCCGCCTTTATAGCAAGTTGGCCGGCATGACCGGCACCGCAGACACCGAGGCCGAGGAGTTCAGCAAGATCTACAAGCTGGACGTGGTCGTGGTTCCGACGAACCGGCCCATCCAGCGGGTCGATCATCACGACCTCGTCTACAAGAGCGAGAAGGGCAAGTTCCTGGCCGTCGTGGCAGACATCGAGGAGTGCCACCAGCGCGGCCAACCCGTGCTCGTAGGCACCGTGAGCGTCGAGAAGTCCGAGGTGGTGGCTTCTCTTCTGCGCAAAAAAGGCATCCCTCACAACGTTCTCAACGCGAAGAACCACCAGCGCGAAGCCGAGATCGTCGCGCAGGCCGGCCGCAAGGGCGCCGTGACGATCTCGACCAACATGGCCGGTCGTGGCACCGACATCATCCTCGGCGGCAATGCGGAGTTCATGGCCCGCGCCGCCGTGGATCCAGAAGCCGCCGGACAGCCGGGCGCTCACATCGATCCGGAAGCCTTCGAGGCTGCCTACACCCGCTTCAAGCCCCAGTGCGAGGCCGAACGGAAAGAAGTTTTGGCGATCGGCGGCCTGCACATCGTCGGGACGGAGCGACACGAGAGTCGCCGGGTCGACAACCAGCTGCGCGGCCGCGCCGGACGTCAAGGCGACCCCGGCAGCTCGCGCTTCTTCCTGTCCCTCGAAGACGACCTGATGCGCATCTTCGGAGCGGAGCGTATCCAGGGCATCATGGGTCGGCTGGGGATGGAAGAGGACGTGCCCATCGAGCACTCGTTCATCAACCGGGCGATCGAGAACGCTCAGAAAAAGGTCGAGGCACACCACTTCGACTCGCGCAAGAACCTGCTCGAGTACGACGACGTGATGAACCAGCAGCGCAAGACGATCTATGCGCTACGCCGTCAGATCCTGGCAGGCCGCTATTCGCCCGAGCTCAGCGACGAAGAGAAGAAAGCGGGTAAGGCGCCCAAGGTGCCCACCACGTCGGGAAAGCATACGGTCGAGAAACTGGCGAGCGACGTGCGCCCGGTGCTCGCACGCATGCTCGATTCGCTGATGAAGGGGCCGAGCGAAGAAGGGGCCGAAGGCGCCCGCTTCGACGCTCAGCTGGGGCGATGGGTGATCACCATCCCTCTCGACGAAAAGAAGTTTCGTTCGACCATCTACCGGCAGTTCGGCGCCGCTCTCGAGGTCACCGGCATTGGTGACGACCGGGCAGGGACCCTCGACCGCCTGGCGAAAGAAGTCGCTTCGTCGCTCATCCAGCAGCGCGAGCGCATCTTGGACCTCTGCGAAGACGTCGTGCACGGGGTGCTCCTCGAGCACTGTCCCGCGAACCTGCACCCCGAGCAGTGGGATCTGGGGGCGCTCGCCACGGCCGTGCGGGAGTACTTCGGGTTCGACCCCTCGCTGAAAGACCAAGCAGCGGATCGCGACACACTGGCCGAAAAGCTGTGGAGCGAGATCGAGAAGATCATCGAAGCGCGGGAGGCCGAGTTCAGCCTGCCCATGTTCCTGTACTTTGCGCGCTTCTTCCTGTCCGAGGAGATCGACCAGCGGTGGATCGATCACCTCAAGGCCATGGAGCAGTTGCGTGAAGGCATCGGGCTCCGGGGTTACGGCCAAAAAGACCCGAAGCAAGAGTACAAGAAGGAAGGCTTCTCCATCTTCGGCCGGATGATGGACGTGCTCAACCGCAACGTGAGCGAGAAGCTCTTCCACATGCAGCTCGAACGCAACGACGAGCAGGCCCAGGCCCAAGCGGCCGCCGCGACACGGCGACGCACCGAACGAAAAACGGTGGAATCGGGTGGGGGTGTTCCGGCGTCGAACGAACCTGGGGCAGAGGCGGCGGCGGACGCCGAGGGCCAAGCGCCCCTGCGACGCCAGGAACCCAAGGTGGGCCGCAACGATCCGTGCCCGTGCGGCAGCGGAAAAAAGTTCAAGAAGTGCTTTGGCACACCGGGCTGCGGGCTGTCGCAAGCCTCGCTCTGA
- the xseA gene encoding exodeoxyribonuclease VII large subunit — MTQDPKKPARGPKAAQDQGQLSFGDSFAPPSEDESRVTVSASRPRPGKTARAAAPPPVRPAEDVDLDTRDLAPPAPPAAPEEPKVFGVYELIRSARTVLEARFSDVRVEGEISGLRVSGPGHLYFTLKDTQAQVDCVMFAREAARLKFRPRDGLLVRCRGRLTIYEGRGKFQMTVGELSPAGDGALALAFEQLKQQLANEGLFSESRKRPLPFLPRRLGVVTSPTGAVIRDIIHVAHRRFPVDVLLAPTPVQGLEAAPQIVAALTRLGRVPGVDVIILARGGGSLEDLWAFNEEIVARAIALSPVPVISAVGHETDFTIADFVADLRAPTPSAAAERAVPEMLALRETLANAQRRLHRNADRELHRARLVLERLRARFADPRRLLDRQRVALDDRALRLTEAVRALTMRRRTWLRELDARLLRAHPQKRIAAQRSALAALERRLCNATAQTVGVRKQRLGRLHAQLEALSPLRVLERGYGLVRTQEGHLVTKAAQVGTGTAVHVTVREGAFWAEVQPELPPSPTEAAPLSKEPKP; from the coding sequence ATGACGCAGGATCCGAAGAAGCCCGCGCGCGGGCCCAAGGCCGCGCAGGACCAGGGGCAACTGTCTTTCGGAGACTCCTTTGCTCCCCCTTCCGAGGACGAAAGCCGGGTCACGGTGAGTGCCTCCCGGCCGCGGCCGGGCAAAACGGCGCGCGCCGCGGCTCCCCCACCGGTCCGGCCCGCCGAGGACGTAGACCTCGACACCCGCGACCTCGCCCCTCCCGCGCCGCCCGCCGCACCGGAAGAGCCGAAGGTCTTTGGGGTCTACGAGCTCATCCGCAGCGCCCGTACGGTGCTCGAGGCCCGCTTTTCCGACGTGCGGGTCGAAGGCGAGATCTCGGGGTTGCGGGTCTCAGGGCCCGGTCATCTCTACTTCACTTTGAAGGACACGCAGGCCCAGGTGGACTGCGTGATGTTTGCCCGCGAGGCAGCACGCCTCAAGTTCCGCCCCCGCGACGGCCTTCTGGTGCGGTGCCGCGGCCGGCTCACCATCTACGAGGGCCGCGGCAAGTTTCAAATGACCGTGGGCGAGCTCAGCCCCGCGGGTGACGGCGCGCTCGCGCTCGCGTTCGAGCAGCTCAAGCAACAGCTGGCCAACGAGGGCTTGTTCTCTGAATCCCGCAAGCGGCCCCTGCCCTTCCTTCCGCGCCGGTTGGGGGTGGTGACCTCACCCACGGGTGCCGTCATTCGAGACATCATCCACGTGGCGCACCGGCGTTTCCCCGTGGACGTTTTGCTCGCGCCCACCCCCGTGCAAGGCCTCGAGGCGGCCCCCCAGATCGTGGCCGCACTCACACGCTTGGGTCGGGTCCCCGGCGTGGACGTCATCATCTTGGCTCGCGGGGGCGGCTCGCTCGAAGATCTCTGGGCTTTCAACGAGGAGATCGTGGCGCGCGCGATCGCCCTTAGCCCCGTTCCCGTGATCTCGGCGGTGGGACACGAAACCGACTTCACGATCGCAGATTTCGTGGCCGATCTGAGGGCGCCCACGCCGTCGGCCGCCGCCGAGCGCGCCGTGCCCGAGATGCTCGCGTTGCGCGAAACGCTGGCCAACGCCCAAAGGCGCCTGCACCGCAACGCAGACCGCGAACTTCATCGGGCGCGCCTGGTGCTCGAGCGCCTCCGGGCCCGCTTCGCCGATCCACGCCGCCTCCTCGATCGACAACGCGTGGCCCTCGACGACCGAGCCCTTCGCCTCACGGAGGCGGTGCGCGCCCTCACGATGCGGCGCCGGACCTGGCTGCGCGAACTCGACGCCCGGCTTTTGCGGGCCCACCCCCAAAAGCGCATCGCCGCCCAAAGAAGCGCCCTCGCGGCCCTCGAACGGCGGCTCTGCAACGCCACCGCGCAGACCGTGGGCGTGCGCAAGCAACGGCTGGGACGGCTCCACGCGCAACTCGAAGCGCTCTCTCCCCTGCGCGTGCTCGAGCGCGGCTACGGGCTCGTCCGCACACAGGAGGGGCATCTGGTCACCAAGGCGGCGCAGGTCGGGACAGGAACGGCGGTCCACGTCACCGTGCGCGAGGGCGCGTTTTGGGCCGAGGTTCAGCCCGAGCTCCCCCCATCCCCGACTGAGGCCGCGCCCCTCTCCAAGGAACCCAAGCCATGA
- a CDS encoding rRNA pseudouridine synthase, with product MSDRKPSPPSSGEPRRGERIAKVLARAGVASRRDVERLIAAGRVAHEGIVLTSPAVLVEDVTGITVDGQPVTAREPTRLWRYHKPFGLVTTHSDPQGRPTVFERLPAGLPRVISVGRLDQNTEGLLLLTNDGELARGLELPSSGWKRRYRVRVMGHVDPFALVALEAGLTLEGVSYGPVAARIEPTPTREGQWLTIEIGEGKNREVRNILRHLGLSVLQLVREAFGPFVLGDLPVGRAEEVPPRDLDVLLRTRSA from the coding sequence ATGTCGGATCGGAAGCCGTCGCCCCCCTCGTCTGGCGAGCCGCGCCGCGGAGAGCGCATCGCCAAGGTGCTTGCCCGCGCCGGGGTGGCGTCGCGGCGGGACGTCGAACGGTTGATCGCCGCGGGTCGCGTCGCCCACGAAGGCATCGTGCTGACCTCGCCGGCGGTGCTGGTCGAGGATGTCACCGGCATCACGGTGGACGGACAGCCCGTCACGGCGCGCGAGCCCACGCGCCTGTGGAGGTACCACAAGCCGTTCGGTCTCGTGACCACCCACAGCGATCCCCAGGGGCGGCCGACGGTGTTCGAGCGCCTGCCTGCGGGCCTGCCTCGCGTGATTTCGGTCGGACGCTTGGACCAGAACACCGAAGGGCTTTTGCTTCTCACGAACGACGGCGAACTGGCGCGCGGGCTCGAGCTGCCCTCCTCGGGATGGAAGCGAAGGTACAGGGTGCGCGTCATGGGTCATGTCGATCCCTTCGCGCTGGTCGCGCTCGAGGCGGGGCTGACCCTTGAGGGCGTGTCGTATGGTCCGGTGGCTGCCCGCATCGAACCCACGCCCACCCGCGAGGGGCAATGGTTGACGATCGAGATCGGCGAGGGTAAAAACCGGGAGGTACGCAACATCTTGCGACATCTCGGGCTCTCCGTGCTCCAGCTGGTGCGCGAGGCTTTTGGTCCCTTCGTGCTCGGCGATCTGCCGGTGGGGCGCGCCGAGGAGGTCCCGCCCCGGGACCTGGACGTGCTTTTGAGGACCCGGAGCGCCTGA
- a CDS encoding enoyl-[acyl-carrier-protein] reductase: MLGINLKGKRAFVAGVADDGGFGFAIAKSLAEAGASVCLGTWPPALGIFKTMLERGKLDESLAMPDGSKLTFEHIYPLDADFDTAEDIPAEVRESKRYRDLGDCSIAGLADRLKADFGEGSLDIVVHSLANGPEVKKPLLETSRKGYLAAVGVSAYSYASMVQRLGPLMRPQGAFLALTYLASERVIPGYGGGMSSAKAALESDTRVLAYEAGRKFGVRVNVVSAGPWASRAASAIGFIHEMVSYCEANSPLPESVTAADVGHAAAFLCSPLAGGITGTTLYVDKGYHAMGKAVAGPGPGPAGS, translated from the coding sequence ATGTTGGGTATCAACCTCAAAGGTAAGCGCGCCTTCGTGGCCGGTGTGGCCGACGATGGCGGATTCGGATTTGCGATCGCCAAGTCGCTGGCGGAGGCCGGCGCTTCGGTGTGCCTCGGCACCTGGCCACCCGCACTCGGCATCTTCAAAACGATGCTCGAACGGGGCAAACTCGACGAATCGCTGGCGATGCCCGACGGCTCGAAGCTGACCTTCGAGCACATTTACCCGCTCGACGCGGACTTCGACACCGCAGAGGACATTCCGGCCGAGGTGCGCGAATCGAAGCGCTACCGCGATCTGGGCGATTGCAGCATCGCCGGCCTGGCTGACCGCCTGAAGGCCGATTTCGGTGAGGGAAGCCTCGACATCGTGGTGCACAGCCTGGCCAACGGGCCGGAGGTCAAAAAGCCCCTGCTCGAGACCTCGCGCAAGGGTTACCTTGCCGCCGTGGGGGTGAGCGCCTACTCGTACGCTTCCATGGTGCAGCGGCTCGGCCCCCTGATGCGCCCCCAGGGTGCGTTCCTGGCGCTGACCTATCTGGCTTCGGAGCGGGTGATCCCTGGGTACGGCGGGGGCATGTCGTCGGCCAAAGCAGCGCTCGAAAGCGACACCCGCGTGCTGGCCTACGAGGCCGGTCGCAAGTTCGGCGTGCGGGTCAACGTGGTGTCGGCGGGCCCCTGGGCCTCCCGTGCCGCCTCCGCCATCGGCTTCATCCACGAAATGGTGAGCTACTGCGAGGCCAACTCTCCCCTGCCCGAGTCCGTCACGGCCGCCGACGTCGGCCACGCGGCCGCCTTCCTGTGTAGCCCACTTGCCGGAGGCATTACGGGCACCACGCTCTACGTGGACAAGGGCTATCACGCCATGGGCAAAGCCGTGGCGGGTCCAGGCCCAGGGCCTGCGGGCAGCTGA
- a CDS encoding NAD(P)-binding domain-containing protein, which produces MIRAAVLGQDVSRSQSPAIHGAAYAALKLEGRYEAVSVDAAHFRRRVKDLAGEGYRYVNVTIPYKRRAAQLATKRSPAVEMTGAANTLVFRRSRAGGLEIFADNTDGEGLIAALADMGVRLTSRTRVVMIGAGGAAAGALLAMAKRGAHVSVLARRPAPARALRARLPERWRPRVTTATLTARALTGALQEADVVVSAVPAAAWDDPALCQAIEKLPKTAAVLEMAYGASSGLAKAASTRTPRYQNGLPMLVHQAAHAIGVALRKKPPVAPLFRAVGHPPPKARRRS; this is translated from the coding sequence ATGATTCGAGCCGCCGTCCTGGGCCAAGATGTCAGCCGCAGTCAATCGCCCGCCATTCATGGTGCGGCCTACGCGGCCTTGAAGCTCGAGGGGCGCTACGAGGCCGTGAGCGTCGACGCCGCCCACTTCCGACGCCGCGTGAAGGACCTTGCCGGCGAGGGGTATCGTTACGTCAACGTCACGATTCCGTACAAGCGACGCGCCGCCCAGCTGGCCACGAAACGGTCACCGGCCGTGGAGATGACAGGCGCCGCGAACACGCTAGTGTTCCGGAGATCGCGCGCCGGCGGTCTCGAGATCTTCGCGGACAACACCGACGGCGAGGGCTTGATCGCCGCGCTGGCTGACATGGGCGTGCGGCTGACGTCGCGCACGCGTGTGGTGATGATCGGCGCGGGTGGAGCCGCCGCCGGGGCGCTGCTGGCGATGGCGAAACGAGGTGCGCACGTGAGTGTGCTCGCACGCCGCCCGGCTCCGGCCCGCGCGCTCAGGGCCCGCTTGCCGGAACGCTGGCGCCCGCGGGTCACGACGGCCACCTTGACCGCTCGGGCCCTCACGGGCGCGTTGCAGGAGGCGGATGTGGTGGTCTCGGCCGTGCCCGCGGCGGCCTGGGACGACCCTGCGCTCTGCCAGGCGATCGAGAAGCTCCCGAAGACGGCCGCGGTGCTCGAAATGGCGTACGGCGCCTCGAGTGGCCTCGCCAAGGCCGCCAGCACCCGTACGCCCCGCTATCAGAACGGCCTGCCGATGCTGGTCCACCAAGCCGCGCATGCGATCGGCGTGGCGCTACGGAAAAAGCCCCCCGTGGCGCCGCTCTTTCGAGCCGTGGGACACCCACCCCCCAAAGCCCGTCGCCGCTCCTGA